The following is a genomic window from Benincasa hispida cultivar B227 chromosome 7, ASM972705v1, whole genome shotgun sequence.
TATTCGAAAATCTTTGGATGCTTGTACATCTTACATTAAGtttgaaaaaaacatatacattaaaaaaaatgacaacaAAATTGTGAATGTGGCTAATTTAAACATAGTTGAACAATATATATTATCGATCCAGAGACCAAATCAACTCTTAATTAGATATTgaggtttaaaaagaaaaaaaaaattataaataacatACCTTGACAATAAATCCTATCAAAAGGTCAAATAATAacccttaattaatttttctttgaagaataataaaaataaaaataattgtgaATACTGAATTGGATGAACAAACTATGAAATTGAGGAAAAGAAGAGCTTGCTGACTCTCCCCTATATTTGGATGATCTAAATACATTCTTTCCCGGGGAAATTGATATGAAAATTACAACTAAAAAATGTTAAACGGATCATTTTCTTGATATAAGATTATAATCCAATCTAATGATTCAAAaggaaagggaaaagaaaaagttgcaGCAAGATTCAATGATTCAAAGGCCAAacaagaaatttcttttaaaaaaatgaagaagaagatgagaaacAGAGATCAATTTTAAGGAGAAGAAACAGAGGATTAAGATTCAATGAACAACGGCGACCGGCGGCGTCGTAAAGCCGCCGCCACCGTAACTAATGTTTCTCTGATTAGGTAAGGCGATCATGGCCGTATGGTCCAAAAAATCATTGAGCGAAACAACCGCCTGCAAAATCGTTTTCAAATCATCGGCGGCGGAGAATCCGAAGCAGCCTTTTTCACGGACCGCATAAATGTAAAAAGTCAAGCAtccttttctaaatttaaaCCTAGCCATTTCGCAGCCGCTTAATCCCCGAATCAGCCGCCGATTCACATCGCCGAGTGGAATTTCCGCTGGCCAGAGACGGCCAGCGGCGGCCTTCAAAGCTTCCGTCGCGAAGACGAACAAAATCGCCTTCGATTTCTTTGTGCCGAGACCGAGCGTCAGTGTGTGCCAAGCGTGGTGCGCTAAAATCGTGAAATTCGTCGGGACGAACGCCGCCGTGGAATTGAATGGAAGTCGTTTGTTGTTGTTATCGTCATCGACGCCGCCGCCGCTGCCGTCGTAGCGCGGTGGAAGAGAAAGGAGTTGGAGGAATTCGAGAGGCCAGGCTCGCCGGATTGTGAAGGATTTGACGATGAATTGGCCGCCAAATCGGAGGCCTTTGACGGCAGCGGAAGGCTTGAAGGAGAAATCGGAAAGTGGTGGATTAGCGGTGGCGCCGCCGGATTGGTGGTGGTGCTTTTGCTTTTTGTTATTGTTCTTCTTCGCtcgattttccattttttttccttttgatttgTCGGTGGGATTTGGTTTTTTGGTTATTTGGGggtcaaaacaaaaacaacacaaAACTGCCTCTCTTTGCTCAgcagataataataataataataataataatattatatacagagtttaaaaatataaatatatcattgaCAGAGATATGTCAGGTTTTCAGTTTTTTTTCCAAGCtgtcatttttttcctttcaactgaggtttttttttttttttttaataaaaaaaaaactattattttctacaatgattgattaattataattgtACTGTGGTGAACACTAGAAAGGTAAGAacgtaaatttttaaaaatagttttagggGTTTTTCTTAGGAATTTTGGGAGGTATGTTAGTGTAAAAATATTTCGACAGGGGTATATTTGAGTTGAATGAATAACACGATTTAAAGTCAatatgagcataactcaattgacatcTTAATTTATTGGCAAAATCTCgtgttcaaatttttttactcttggttgtactaaaaaaaccacgatatataATATGGTATGTTTCTTATCGGTTCATGTATTCtcctaaagaaataaaataataataataataattattattattataaataaataaacaaacaaataaataaaaattcataCTTGAACTAGCCATAATATATGTGAATTTGCTATGATTGTGAAATCTATACTTTTATTTTAgtgaatataaaagaaaaaatttcaaaaaattctaaataattaaatgattttttacattattaaaCACAAAGGATATAATATGATACACCACTTTGACTCGAATACTTATAGTGAGACAAAGAATGTAACTGTTCGTTCAAATATATCTCCAAATTTAAATGTGATATTTTATATCTATGATCTAGATTACACCAATTCACGAAAAGATACATCATTTTATTGTTTGATCACTTTAATTTGaatatagttgttacaaaagaCA
Proteins encoded in this region:
- the LOC120081660 gene encoding uncharacterized protein LOC120081660, translating into MENRAKKNNNKKQKHHHQSGGATANPPLSDFSFKPSAAVKGLRFGGQFIVKSFTIRRAWPLEFLQLLSLPPRYDGSGGGVDDDNNNKRLPFNSTAAFVPTNFTILAHHAWHTLTLGLGTKKSKAILFVFATEALKAAAGRLWPAEIPLGDVNRRLIRGLSGCEMARFKFRKGCLTFYIYAVREKGCFGFSAADDLKTILQAVVSLNDFLDHTAMIALPNQRNISYGGGGFTTPPVAVVH